Proteins from a genomic interval of Terriglobales bacterium:
- a CDS encoding DUF962 domain-containing protein — MEEPYQFTSYDDFFVFYLREHSRPATRYLHACGTTLGLIVAVVTVAAGKLWGILLFPLIGYGFAWFSHFVVEGNRPATLGHPWWSLMSDFRMIYLMMTGQLGKWMARSVSGSSANLPH, encoded by the coding sequence ATGGAAGAGCCCTACCAATTCACCAGCTACGATGACTTTTTTGTATTCTACCTGCGCGAGCACAGCCGCCCAGCCACGCGTTATCTGCACGCCTGCGGCACCACGCTGGGACTGATTGTGGCTGTCGTCACCGTGGCCGCCGGGAAGCTTTGGGGAATCCTGCTCTTCCCGCTCATCGGATACGGGTTTGCCTGGTTCTCCCACTTCGTTGTAGAAGGTAATCGCCCAGCCACCCTTGGTCATCCCTGGTGGTCGCTGATGAGCGATTTTCGGATGATCTACCTGATGATGACCGGGCAGTTGGGAAAATGGATGGCGCGATCTGTCAGTGGCTCTTCCGCCAATCTTCCTCATTAA
- a CDS encoding 6-phosphofructokinase, translating into MKIGILTGGGDCPGLNAVIRAVVRKGTFHYGDKFVGFLEGWRGVVENKVEVLDLTKVAGILPRGGTILRTSRTNPAKREGGLQRCVDNLHRNGVDALITIGGDDTMSVGLKLSEMGLKVVGVPKTIDNDLSGTDFTFGFDTAVEIATEAIDRLHTTAEAHNRVIVVEVMGRDSGWIALYSGIAGGADVILIPERPFDINSVAEALKLRHARGRYFSIVVVAEGATFAPVASRDGHAITQDIGKDEFGHVRLGGIGNLLAKEIEHLTGFETRAVVLGHVQRGGSPTAFDRVLATRYGTGAIDMVHRGDFGKMAALRGNEIVAIPLQEALRENRKVDEGLIAVALGLHDKIGTEKEPAPEVITST; encoded by the coding sequence ATGAAAATCGGCATCCTGACCGGCGGCGGTGATTGTCCCGGCCTGAACGCGGTGATCCGTGCGGTAGTCCGCAAAGGCACTTTCCACTACGGCGATAAGTTCGTTGGCTTCCTCGAAGGATGGCGCGGAGTCGTCGAGAACAAGGTCGAAGTCCTGGACCTGACCAAGGTAGCCGGCATCCTGCCTCGCGGCGGCACGATCTTGCGCACCTCCCGCACTAATCCCGCCAAGCGGGAGGGCGGGCTGCAGCGCTGTGTGGACAATCTCCACCGCAACGGGGTCGATGCCCTGATTACCATTGGCGGTGACGACACCATGTCCGTCGGGCTCAAGCTGAGTGAGATGGGTTTGAAGGTAGTGGGTGTTCCCAAGACCATTGACAACGACCTTAGCGGCACCGATTTCACCTTTGGCTTCGACACGGCGGTCGAGATCGCCACTGAGGCCATTGACCGCCTCCACACCACCGCCGAAGCTCACAACCGCGTGATCGTGGTGGAGGTGATGGGGCGCGACTCTGGCTGGATCGCGCTTTACAGTGGGATTGCCGGTGGCGCGGACGTCATTCTGATCCCCGAGCGCCCCTTTGACATCAACAGCGTGGCTGAAGCGCTCAAGCTGCGCCACGCGCGGGGGCGCTATTTCAGCATCGTGGTCGTAGCGGAAGGCGCGACCTTCGCTCCCGTAGCCTCACGCGACGGACACGCGATCACGCAAGACATCGGGAAAGACGAGTTCGGGCACGTCCGCCTCGGTGGCATTGGCAACCTGCTGGCGAAGGAGATCGAACACCTGACCGGATTCGAAACCCGCGCAGTAGTACTGGGCCACGTGCAGCGCGGCGGCTCACCTACGGCGTTTGATCGTGTGCTGGCCACCCGCTATGGCACCGGCGCCATCGACATGGTACATCGCGGTGACTTCGGCAAAATGGCGGCTCTCCGCGGTAACGAGATCGTGGCCATTCCCCTGCAGGAAGCTCTGAGAGAAAATCGCAAGGTCGATGAAGGCCTGATCGCTGTGGCCCTGGGCCTGCACGACAAGATCGGCACAGAAAAGGAACCGGCGCCCGAGGTCATTACCTCGACATAG